In Elaeis guineensis isolate ETL-2024a chromosome 1, EG11, whole genome shotgun sequence, a genomic segment contains:
- the LOC105061304 gene encoding uncharacterized protein isoform X2, which yields MACRAIESWTLCSLVGSYVDLALAYLFLCASTLAFLASKFLAVFGLALPCSCNGLFGRQPRCLQGLLIDYPANKIAAIHMSLRSRFPFDCPRRTSGCLRYDVKFMTDGGGGQRLSEMGRGKEESWGSTSYDPRSSKDLSLVSPTPVSGLESVASPRRAFLDVKGKGVLLGKRPPSVLHRRRRRRPPLSCRGKSLSAASPSPPLQLGWQREGTLCTPFSINGQVPMSEENGDGRYLFDECLGLVEGAASANECNSMEKDISASAKDVGGSEGNVTSVIKNLQRALKKEQSTHAVLSLELEKERNAAATAADEAMAMILRLQKEKAEIEMEARQYRNIVEEKSAYDEEEMLILKEIIIRREREKHVLEKEVKAYRQMMLDGGEQQSDSDLHDMTQLMGQRSGFSFDPFDDPTSLLQQIYESIEKKEKVNMMFEQVGDDGPLVAEKQSCSTGFGSESLSLSLDGNAGYSIHGHVKKDDSIERHQEEVSTIGGEWNIQFQEKGMVTMQNLCTLNRSQECGSHDVTSHLIDEDCGRVREIEIRLPLDKLYRDSCQTSDQRDDGLSQFETEACTHDVHVIDDKINWDDKGNEKEMDLSRTGLVSGTFGDSIMKNKLYGDNSVSCTTSNSVTRWTNGEPNIHRSCSDMTKGGQLMESSFDKASCVDLRRHSVSAVDYERYILENEVERLRKRLKIIQQGREQMSSSVERKEKESDHLLLLEEISHQLQEITQVTKPEKNGRQASLPPISSKVNLRKRRCCCVSRGLNDST from the exons ATGGCATGCCGGGCAATCGAGAGCTGGACCTTGTGCTCTCTGGTGGGGTCCTACGTCGATCTTGCCCTCGCCTACCTCTTCCTCTGCGCCTCCACCCTCGCCTTCCTCGCCTCCAAGTTCTTGGCTGTGTTCGGGCTCGCGCTGCCCTGCTCCTGCAACGGCCTGTTCGGGCGACAGCCCCGCTGCCTTCAGGGCCTTCTCATCGACTACCCTGCCAACAAGATCGCGGCCATCCACATGTCCCTGCGCAGCCGATTTCCCTTCGATTGCCCCCGCAGAACCAGCGGCTGCCTTCGCTACGATGTGAAGTTCATGACTGATGGCGGCGGCGGGCAGCGCCTTTCGGAGATGGGCCGAGGGAAGGAGGAGTCGTGGGGCTCCACCTCTTATGATCCTCGCAGCTCCAAGGATTTGAGCCTGGTGAGCCCTACGCCGGTGAGTGGACTGGAGTCGGTGGCCTCTCCGAGAAGAGCCTTCCTGGATGTGAAGGGTAAAGGGGTTCTCCTCGGGAAGAGGCCACCGTCCGTCCTCCACCGGCGGCGCCGCCGGAGACCTCCTCTCAGTTGTCGAGGGAAGTCCCTGTCCGCTGCGTCCCCTTCTCCGCCTCTGCAGTTGGGTTGGCAACGGGAGGGCACTCTCTGCACGCCCTTCAGCATCAACGGCCAAGTGCCGATGTCTGAAGAAAACGGAGATGGTCGTTACCTTTTTG ATGAATGCCTTGGATTGGTTGAAGGAGCTGCTTCTGCTAATGAATGTAATTCTATGGAGAAGGATATATCAGCTAGTGCCAAAGACGTTGGTGGATCCGAGGGAAATGTCACTAGTGTTATAAAAAATTTGCAGCGGGCACTTAAAAAAGAGCAGTCTACTCATGCGGTTCTCTCTCTTGAATTGGAGAAAGAGAGGAATGCTGCTGCTACGGCTGCTGATGAAGCCATGGCAATGATACTGCGTCTCCAGAAGGAGAAGGCAGAGATTGAGATGGAAGCTCGGCAGTACCGAAATATTGTTGAAGAGAAGTCTGCATATGATGAAGAAGAGATGTTGATTCTAAAGGAGATCATTATTAGGCGGGAGAGAGAGAAACATGTCTTGGAGAAAGAAGTTAAAGCTTATCGGCAAATGATGCTTGATGGTGGCGAGCAGCAATCTGACAGTGATCTGCATGATATGACACAGCTGATGGGTCAGAGGTCTGGTTTTTCCTTTGATCCATTTGATGATCCTACATCGTTGTTACAACAGATCTATGAATCCATTGAAAAGAAGGAAAAGGTGAACATGATGTTCGAACAAGTAGGTGATGATGGGCCTTTAGTTGCAGAGAAACAAAGTTGCAGTACTGGTTTTGGCAGTGAATCACTGTCACTGTCCTTGGATGGAAATGCTGGCTATTCAATTCATGGGCATGTTAAGAAGGATGATAGTATCGAGAGGCATCAGGAAGAAGTATCAACCATTGGAGGTGAATGGAACATTCAGTTTCAAGAGAAGGGCATGGTCACAATGCAAAACTTATGTACGCTAAATAGATCCCAAGAATGTGGGTCTCATGATGTTACCTCACATTTGATTGATGAAGATTGTGGAAGGGTCAGAGAAATTGAGATCAGACTTCCTTTGGATAAATTATATAGGGACAGTTGTCAAACATCCGATCAAAGAGATGATGGTTTATCTCAGTTTGAGACTGAAGCATGTACACATGATGTACATGTCATTGATGACAAAATTAATTGGGATGACAAGGGAAATGAAAAGGAAATGGACCTTTCTCGGACAGGACTTGTTTCGGGCACATTTGGGGAcagtattatgaaaaataaattatatggagATAACTCTGTTTCCTGTACAACTAGTAATTCAGTTACAAGGTGGACAAATGGGGAACCAAACATCCACAGAAGTTGCTCAGACATGACAAAGGGCGGGCAATTGATGGAGAGTTCATTTGACAAAGCTTCATGTGTTGATTTGAGGAGGCATTCGGTGTCCGCAGTTGACTATGAAAGGTATATACTAGAAAATGAAGTTGAGCGATTAAGGAAAAGACTAAAGATCATTCAACAAGGAAGAGAACAGATGAGTTCTTCTGTAGAGCGCAAGGAGAAGGAATCTGACCACTTGCTGCTCTTAGAGGAAATATCACATCAACTTCAAGAGATCACGCAAGTAACAAAACCTGAGAAAAATGGTCGCCAGGCTTCTTTGCCACCTATATCATCCAAG
- the LOC105061304 gene encoding uncharacterized protein isoform X1 — translation MSRSATKMACRAIESWTLCSLVGSYVDLALAYLFLCASTLAFLASKFLAVFGLALPCSCNGLFGRQPRCLQGLLIDYPANKIAAIHMSLRSRFPFDCPRRTSGCLRYDVKFMTDGGGGQRLSEMGRGKEESWGSTSYDPRSSKDLSLVSPTPVSGLESVASPRRAFLDVKGKGVLLGKRPPSVLHRRRRRRPPLSCRGKSLSAASPSPPLQLGWQREGTLCTPFSINGQVPMSEENGDGRYLFDECLGLVEGAASANECNSMEKDISASAKDVGGSEGNVTSVIKNLQRALKKEQSTHAVLSLELEKERNAAATAADEAMAMILRLQKEKAEIEMEARQYRNIVEEKSAYDEEEMLILKEIIIRREREKHVLEKEVKAYRQMMLDGGEQQSDSDLHDMTQLMGQRSGFSFDPFDDPTSLLQQIYESIEKKEKVNMMFEQVGDDGPLVAEKQSCSTGFGSESLSLSLDGNAGYSIHGHVKKDDSIERHQEEVSTIGGEWNIQFQEKGMVTMQNLCTLNRSQECGSHDVTSHLIDEDCGRVREIEIRLPLDKLYRDSCQTSDQRDDGLSQFETEACTHDVHVIDDKINWDDKGNEKEMDLSRTGLVSGTFGDSIMKNKLYGDNSVSCTTSNSVTRWTNGEPNIHRSCSDMTKGGQLMESSFDKASCVDLRRHSVSAVDYERYILENEVERLRKRLKIIQQGREQMSSSVERKEKESDHLLLLEEISHQLQEITQVTKPEKNGRQASLPPISSKVNLRKRRCCCVSRGLNDST, via the exons ATGAGCAGATCCGCTACGAAAATGGCATGCCGGGCAATCGAGAGCTGGACCTTGTGCTCTCTGGTGGGGTCCTACGTCGATCTTGCCCTCGCCTACCTCTTCCTCTGCGCCTCCACCCTCGCCTTCCTCGCCTCCAAGTTCTTGGCTGTGTTCGGGCTCGCGCTGCCCTGCTCCTGCAACGGCCTGTTCGGGCGACAGCCCCGCTGCCTTCAGGGCCTTCTCATCGACTACCCTGCCAACAAGATCGCGGCCATCCACATGTCCCTGCGCAGCCGATTTCCCTTCGATTGCCCCCGCAGAACCAGCGGCTGCCTTCGCTACGATGTGAAGTTCATGACTGATGGCGGCGGCGGGCAGCGCCTTTCGGAGATGGGCCGAGGGAAGGAGGAGTCGTGGGGCTCCACCTCTTATGATCCTCGCAGCTCCAAGGATTTGAGCCTGGTGAGCCCTACGCCGGTGAGTGGACTGGAGTCGGTGGCCTCTCCGAGAAGAGCCTTCCTGGATGTGAAGGGTAAAGGGGTTCTCCTCGGGAAGAGGCCACCGTCCGTCCTCCACCGGCGGCGCCGCCGGAGACCTCCTCTCAGTTGTCGAGGGAAGTCCCTGTCCGCTGCGTCCCCTTCTCCGCCTCTGCAGTTGGGTTGGCAACGGGAGGGCACTCTCTGCACGCCCTTCAGCATCAACGGCCAAGTGCCGATGTCTGAAGAAAACGGAGATGGTCGTTACCTTTTTG ATGAATGCCTTGGATTGGTTGAAGGAGCTGCTTCTGCTAATGAATGTAATTCTATGGAGAAGGATATATCAGCTAGTGCCAAAGACGTTGGTGGATCCGAGGGAAATGTCACTAGTGTTATAAAAAATTTGCAGCGGGCACTTAAAAAAGAGCAGTCTACTCATGCGGTTCTCTCTCTTGAATTGGAGAAAGAGAGGAATGCTGCTGCTACGGCTGCTGATGAAGCCATGGCAATGATACTGCGTCTCCAGAAGGAGAAGGCAGAGATTGAGATGGAAGCTCGGCAGTACCGAAATATTGTTGAAGAGAAGTCTGCATATGATGAAGAAGAGATGTTGATTCTAAAGGAGATCATTATTAGGCGGGAGAGAGAGAAACATGTCTTGGAGAAAGAAGTTAAAGCTTATCGGCAAATGATGCTTGATGGTGGCGAGCAGCAATCTGACAGTGATCTGCATGATATGACACAGCTGATGGGTCAGAGGTCTGGTTTTTCCTTTGATCCATTTGATGATCCTACATCGTTGTTACAACAGATCTATGAATCCATTGAAAAGAAGGAAAAGGTGAACATGATGTTCGAACAAGTAGGTGATGATGGGCCTTTAGTTGCAGAGAAACAAAGTTGCAGTACTGGTTTTGGCAGTGAATCACTGTCACTGTCCTTGGATGGAAATGCTGGCTATTCAATTCATGGGCATGTTAAGAAGGATGATAGTATCGAGAGGCATCAGGAAGAAGTATCAACCATTGGAGGTGAATGGAACATTCAGTTTCAAGAGAAGGGCATGGTCACAATGCAAAACTTATGTACGCTAAATAGATCCCAAGAATGTGGGTCTCATGATGTTACCTCACATTTGATTGATGAAGATTGTGGAAGGGTCAGAGAAATTGAGATCAGACTTCCTTTGGATAAATTATATAGGGACAGTTGTCAAACATCCGATCAAAGAGATGATGGTTTATCTCAGTTTGAGACTGAAGCATGTACACATGATGTACATGTCATTGATGACAAAATTAATTGGGATGACAAGGGAAATGAAAAGGAAATGGACCTTTCTCGGACAGGACTTGTTTCGGGCACATTTGGGGAcagtattatgaaaaataaattatatggagATAACTCTGTTTCCTGTACAACTAGTAATTCAGTTACAAGGTGGACAAATGGGGAACCAAACATCCACAGAAGTTGCTCAGACATGACAAAGGGCGGGCAATTGATGGAGAGTTCATTTGACAAAGCTTCATGTGTTGATTTGAGGAGGCATTCGGTGTCCGCAGTTGACTATGAAAGGTATATACTAGAAAATGAAGTTGAGCGATTAAGGAAAAGACTAAAGATCATTCAACAAGGAAGAGAACAGATGAGTTCTTCTGTAGAGCGCAAGGAGAAGGAATCTGACCACTTGCTGCTCTTAGAGGAAATATCACATCAACTTCAAGAGATCACGCAAGTAACAAAACCTGAGAAAAATGGTCGCCAGGCTTCTTTGCCACCTATATCATCCAAG